Genomic window (Mya arenaria isolate MELC-2E11 chromosome 16, ASM2691426v1):
CGATTTGTTCCGGAAATCTCATTTAAAGCGTCATATGAAAATACATACAGAAGAGAaaccatacaagtgtgagatatgttcGGCTAATTTTGCtcttaaaactgatttaaaacGACACACGAGAATACATACAGGAGAGAAGCCGTACATGTGTGAgacatgtgatgctgctttctctcagaaAGGTGATTtacagaaacatataaaaatgcaCATAAGAGAGAAGCCACACAATTGTGAGATATGTGATACTGCTTTCTCTCAGAAAAGTCctttacaaacacatataagaatacacacaggagagaagccatacaagtgtgagatatgttatgctgctttctctcagaaACATCATTTACAATCACATATTAGAATACACACAGgcgagaagccatacaagtgtgagatatgtgatgctgctttctctcagaaAAGTCctttacaaacacatataagaatacacacaggagagaagccatacaagtgtgagatatgttaTGCTGCTTTTTCTCAGAAAGGTCATTTACAAAAGCATATTAGAATACACAcgggagagaagccatacacttgtgagatatgtgatgctgaTTTCTCTCAGAAAGTTGATTTACAGAAACATGTAAGAATGCACACAGGAgaaaagccatacaagtgtggcATATGTGATACTGCTTTTTCTCAGAAATgctatttacataaacataaaataatacacaCAGGAGTGAAGCCGTATAAGTGTGAGACGTGTGATGCAAATTTCTCTCGGAAAAGTAATTTACAGACACATATACGAAACCACACGGAAGAGCAGCaatacaagtgtgagatatgcGATGCTGGTTTCTCTCGGAAAGGTGATTTACAGAGACATTTAAGagtacacacaggagaga
Coding sequences:
- the LOC128221976 gene encoding zinc finger protein 888-like yields the protein MDIHAGEKPYKCKVCGSDLFRKSHLKRHMKIHTEEKPYKCEICSANFALKTDLKRHTRIHTGEKPYMCETCDAAFSQKGDLQKHIKMHIREKPHNCEICDTAFSQKSPLQTHIRIHTGEKPYKCEICYAAFSQKHHLQSHIRIHTGEKPYKCEICDAAFSQKSPLQTHIRIHTGEKPYKCEICYAAFSQKGHLQKHIRIHTGEKPYTCEICDADFSQKVDLQKHVRMHTGEKPYKCGICDTAFSQKCYLHKHKIIHTGVKPYKCETCDANFSRKSNLQTHIRNHTEEQQYKCEICDAGFSRKGDLQRHLRVHTGEKPFKCGICDAAFSHKHHLESHIRIHTGEKPYKCEICDAAFSQKSPLQTHIRIHTGEKPYKCEICDAAFSQKGHLQKHVRIHTGEKPYKCKVCDAAFSQKGSLQRHIIIHTGVKPYK